The proteins below come from a single Portunus trituberculatus isolate SZX2019 chromosome 34, ASM1759143v1, whole genome shotgun sequence genomic window:
- the LOC123512680 gene encoding protein charybde-like, producing MAHLKVLTPVDSNLSDLLGPLPTEEGLVDEIEDPVETGAWMVLRRRVEEEVRQNTHNSIVFPPLLLDQVAEHVLDLAKDEPCGLRGCVLFVVYEDPELGELQLAKMKADKNMPSTHLLVLKLKADPTSWFTKMARIFRSLGKRKMVVSPRYELLKKNFYDDPQVLMVQ from the exons ATGGCACATTTAAAAGTTCTCACCCCTGTGGATTCCAACCTTAGTGACCTCCTGGGCCCCCTCCCTACTGAAGAAG gtCTGGTTGACGAAATCGAGGACCCTGTGGAGACGGGTGCCTGGATGGTGCTAAGgagaagggtggaggaggaagtgaggcagAACACACATAACAGCATTGTCTTCCCGCCGCTCCTCCTCGACCAGGTGGCAGAACATGTGCTGGACCTGGCCAAAGACGAGCCCTGTGGTTTGAG aggttgtgtgttgtttgtagTCTACGAGGACCCGGAACTAGGCGAGCTGCAGCTGGCTAAAATGAAGGCTGATAAGAACATGCCCTCCACTCACCTCCTGGTTCTGAAGCTCAAGGCAGATCCCACCTCATGGTTCACAAagatggccagaatcttcag GTCActtgggaagaggaaaatggtggTGTCTCCGAGGTACGAGCTACTCAAAAAGAACTTCTACGACGACCCACAAGTTCTGATGGTGCAGTAG